One genomic segment of Bradyrhizobium prioriisuperbiae includes these proteins:
- a CDS encoding LysR family transcriptional regulator produces MDIRELRYFVAVYQERNLTAAAKRCFISQPSVSAAITGLEAELGTALFIRHKKGVVPTAAAEAFHAVARRIIDEADAALKLFRTPATRSILTLGLMRTLDIPRIIALLKPVTSDRDLQLRLVGANDTADARIVSKGLLKAGEHFVPLWIDRYVAALPPSHPLTLKDRLRAADLADVAMIDRCHCEQSEFFRRAGGRRKSVAIAESEDWAMALVAAGVGVAIVPEGVARANPDVAIRDIVDSDVSRQVGVAYSEAKAPSPALQAFLATLAPVHKPSRRTKAA; encoded by the coding sequence ATGGATATCCGCGAGTTGCGCTACTTCGTGGCGGTCTATCAGGAGCGCAACCTGACGGCGGCGGCGAAGCGCTGTTTCATTTCGCAGCCTTCGGTCTCAGCCGCCATCACTGGCCTGGAAGCGGAGCTCGGCACCGCCCTGTTCATCCGCCACAAGAAGGGCGTGGTGCCGACCGCCGCGGCGGAGGCATTTCACGCGGTGGCTCGGCGCATTATCGACGAGGCAGATGCTGCGCTGAAACTGTTCCGGACACCGGCAACGCGTTCGATACTGACCCTCGGCCTGATGCGCACGCTCGACATTCCGCGCATTATCGCCCTGCTCAAACCGGTGACCTCCGACAGGGATCTGCAGCTGCGGCTGGTCGGCGCGAACGACACCGCCGATGCCCGCATCGTCTCGAAGGGCCTGCTGAAAGCCGGCGAACACTTCGTTCCGCTGTGGATTGACCGCTACGTGGCCGCGCTGCCGCCGTCCCATCCGCTGACGCTGAAGGACCGGCTGCGCGCCGCCGATCTCGCTGATGTGGCGATGATCGACCGCTGCCATTGCGAGCAGAGCGAGTTTTTCCGGCGCGCCGGCGGCAGGCGGAAGTCCGTCGCCATCGCGGAGTCGGAAGACTGGGCGATGGCGCTGGTGGCGGCCGGCGTCGGTGTCGCCATCGTTCCCGAAGGCGTCGCCCGCGCCAATCCGGATGTCGCGATCCGCGACATCGTCGACAGCGATGTCAGTCGGCAGGTCGGCGTGGCCTATAGCGAGGCGAAAGCCCCCTCGCCCGCGCTGCAGGCTTTCCTGGCGACGCTGGCGCCGGTGCACAAGCCGTCACGCCGCACCAAAGCGGCCTGA
- a CDS encoding LysR family transcriptional regulator: MAISMDQLEAFVAAAEQGSFSAAARGLKKAQSAVSTHVSNLEEDLGVALFSRAGRNPTLTEAGARLLPEAKVILDRREHLIGVASSFEAHVEKRLVVAIDELYPETTVGELFAEFAARFPHVELELLFPIMEDVSRLVLDGKADLGVMWRQESLPTELGFHTIGWVPLKLVCGKNHPLANARVDWEELKRHRQIMVTVRTEGTERHRLRVAAEVWWVESHWVILQILKNGIGWALIPAHIIAHSSIASELAIPALEFDEGAYPVALDVVWHKQRPAGPAAKWLRQSFATTKIDTSTP; this comes from the coding sequence ATGGCCATTTCGATGGATCAGCTGGAGGCGTTCGTCGCGGCAGCCGAGCAGGGGTCGTTCTCGGCGGCGGCGCGCGGTCTCAAAAAGGCGCAGTCGGCAGTCAGTACCCACGTCTCGAACCTGGAGGAGGATCTCGGCGTCGCTCTGTTCAGCCGCGCAGGTCGCAATCCGACCCTGACCGAGGCGGGCGCGCGGCTGCTGCCGGAAGCGAAGGTGATCCTCGATCGGCGCGAGCATCTGATCGGCGTGGCCAGCAGCTTCGAGGCCCATGTCGAGAAGCGGCTGGTGGTGGCGATCGACGAGCTTTACCCGGAAACCACAGTCGGAGAACTGTTCGCAGAATTCGCCGCGCGCTTTCCGCATGTCGAACTCGAACTGCTGTTTCCGATCATGGAGGACGTCAGTCGTCTGGTGCTGGATGGAAAGGCCGACCTTGGCGTCATGTGGCGCCAGGAGAGCCTGCCGACGGAACTCGGCTTCCACACCATCGGCTGGGTGCCGCTGAAACTCGTCTGCGGCAAAAACCATCCGCTCGCGAATGCGCGCGTGGATTGGGAGGAGCTGAAGCGGCATCGGCAGATCATGGTCACGGTCCGAACCGAAGGCACTGAACGCCACAGGCTCCGCGTTGCCGCGGAGGTGTGGTGGGTGGAGAGCCACTGGGTGATCCTGCAGATCCTCAAGAACGGCATCGGCTGGGCGCTGATCCCGGCGCACATCATCGCGCATTCCTCCATCGCGTCGGAACTTGCGATCCCTGCGCTTGAATTTGACGAAGGTGCTTACCCCGTCGCGCTTGACGTGGTGTGGCACAAGCAGCGTCCCGCGGGACCGGCCGCAAAATGGCTGCGTCAGAGCTTTGCCACCACAAAGATCGACACCAGCACGCCGTAG
- a CDS encoding MBL fold metallo-hydrolase, whose translation MRVHHLNTGTMCPIGRRLVNGTGSIFQRARMVCHCLLIETSDGLALVDTGIGLDDIAEPPRLGLKWVRQTKPRLDPAETAVQQIKALGYSPDDVRHLLLTHLDRDHAGGIPDFPKAKVHVQRREYEMAVTHQIPAPKGRYITDQWKHGPDWSFYGEGGEDWFGFKGVRALGDREPDILMIPLPGHTPGHCGIAIRSQDKWLLHAGDSYFFHGQIENPPRRAPLALGYFQRKADMDRAARVANQERLRVLNASHRAEVTIFNSHDPADYERCRCGRH comes from the coding sequence ATGCGCGTGCATCATCTCAACACCGGCACCATGTGCCCGATCGGCCGGCGGCTGGTGAACGGCACCGGCAGCATTTTCCAGCGGGCGCGGATGGTCTGCCATTGCCTGCTGATCGAGACCTCAGACGGACTTGCTCTGGTCGATACCGGTATCGGCCTTGACGATATTGCTGAACCGCCACGGCTCGGCCTCAAGTGGGTCCGGCAGACCAAACCGCGGCTCGATCCGGCCGAGACCGCGGTTCAGCAGATCAAGGCGCTGGGCTATTCACCTGACGACGTGCGGCACCTGCTGCTGACCCATCTCGACCGCGACCATGCCGGCGGCATTCCCGATTTTCCCAAGGCGAAAGTGCACGTGCAGCGACGGGAATACGAGATGGCGGTGACGCATCAAATCCCCGCGCCCAAGGGCCGTTACATCACCGATCAATGGAAGCACGGGCCCGACTGGTCATTCTATGGCGAGGGCGGCGAGGACTGGTTCGGATTCAAAGGCGTGCGGGCGCTGGGCGACCGCGAGCCGGACATCCTGATGATCCCGTTGCCCGGACATACCCCGGGCCATTGCGGCATCGCGATTCGCAGCCAGGACAAGTGGCTGCTGCACGCCGGCGATAGCTATTTCTTCCACGGCCAGATCGAAAATCCGCCACGGCGAGCACCGCTGGCGCTCGGCTATTTCCAGCGCAAGGCCGATATGGACCGTGCCGCCCGCGTTGCCAATCAGGAGCGGCTGCGCGTGCTCAATGCCTCGCATCGCGCCGAGGTGACGATCTTCAACAGCCACGACCCGGCGGATTACGAGCGCTGTCGGTGTGGCCGGCATTGA
- a CDS encoding DUF1254 domain-containing protein: MIRLVLTILGGILLGGIVHLVSVLALPRIASLDAYSRLVPLTTSNAVTQLPSAEPGTTTMPFMDPAFATAVCRYDLAKGPIKLTVPVSQAYTSVSFYTRSDVAYYAINDRSAGRKVIELDLMTEAQHAEVPDDEEVTAADRLIIDSPTATGLIVLKALAPEPGLMPQAQASLAAATCKLQASPVAAR, translated from the coding sequence ATGATCCGGCTTGTGCTCACCATTCTCGGCGGCATCCTGCTTGGCGGGATCGTGCATCTGGTCAGCGTGCTGGCCTTGCCGCGCATCGCCAGCCTCGACGCCTATTCGCGGCTGGTGCCGCTGACGACATCAAACGCCGTGACGCAGCTGCCGTCCGCAGAGCCCGGCACCACCACCATGCCGTTCATGGATCCAGCCTTTGCCACCGCGGTGTGCCGCTATGACCTGGCGAAAGGGCCGATCAAGCTCACAGTGCCGGTGAGCCAGGCCTACACGTCAGTGTCGTTCTACACCCGCAGCGACGTCGCCTATTACGCGATCAACGATCGTTCAGCCGGCCGCAAGGTGATCGAGCTCGACCTGATGACCGAAGCCCAGCACGCCGAAGTGCCCGACGACGAGGAAGTCACCGCCGCCGACCGGCTGATCATCGACTCGCCCACCGCCACCGGGTTGATCGTGCTCAAGGCGCTGGCACCCGAACCCGGCTTGATGCCGCAGGCGCAGGCGTCGCTTGCGGCCGCGACCTGCAAGCTGCAGGCCTCACCGGTGGCGGCGCGCTGA
- a CDS encoding LemA family protein, with protein MRIEWIVLAIVVAAACYAVFAFNRLIRRRNMMREAWSGIDVQLRRRSDLIPNLVQVVKAYAAHERGLFEDIAARRASSLAVTETMQKAVAEQALQGSLGRLFAVAEGYPQLKADQNFRALQDQLAEIEDQLQMARRYFNGTVRDFNIGVQSFPDVLLARLLGWHEEHFFEIDQASAAAPAVNLSGS; from the coding sequence ATGCGAATCGAGTGGATCGTGCTGGCCATCGTCGTGGCGGCGGCATGCTATGCGGTGTTTGCCTTCAACCGCCTGATCCGCCGTCGCAACATGATGCGCGAGGCCTGGAGTGGCATCGATGTACAACTGCGCCGGCGCAGCGATCTCATTCCCAATCTCGTGCAGGTGGTGAAAGCCTATGCCGCACATGAGCGGGGCCTCTTCGAGGACATCGCCGCCAGGCGCGCCTCCAGCCTGGCGGTGACCGAGACGATGCAGAAGGCCGTCGCCGAACAGGCGCTGCAGGGGTCGCTCGGCCGGCTGTTCGCCGTGGCCGAGGGCTACCCACAACTGAAGGCCGATCAGAATTTCCGCGCCCTGCAGGATCAGCTCGCCGAGATCGAGGATCAGCTGCAGATGGCGCGCCGCTATTTCAACGGCACCGTCCGTGATTTCAATATCGGCGTGCAGTCGTTTCCGGACGTGCTGTTGGCGCGTTTGCTCGGCTGGCATGAGGAGCATTTCTTCGAGATCGACCAGGCGTCGGCCGCCGCGCCCGCCGTCAATTTGTCGGGGAGCTGA
- a CDS encoding DUF2207 domain-containing protein has product MRYLQRAGLAVVVLASLIVPASANERITRFVSDVDVQHDGDLLVTETIAVQAEGNVIKRGILRDFPTSYTNRNGTHVEVAFDVQSVTRDGASERYATERLTNGVRVRIGSADKILDRGPHEFVIKYRTSRQVGFFADFDELYWNATGNGWTFPIDAAEARIRLPEAVPFRQSAFYTGPQGAKDKNAYVFEQRPGLIVFRTTQALPPNQGLTVAAGWQKGVIEPPSQSRLLGLWLQDNLPLAAAGLGLLLILGYYLSAWRRVGHDPQGGTIIPLFGPPKGMSPAAVRYVSQMGMDDKAFTAAIVGLGVQGHLKLAERKNGLQMVPRTGGKLLNPDEQAVAKSLFGKRSSPLDLDQSNCKILQRAQTALTESLAKAYADRMFHDNKSWSVRGLQASLAVIVAVLISVFAGWGNDRGVTTVIGMLSFLPALIVLTLLLTAGRPHSIGMFALLAFGCLFSAIVGVNGYQIVTDNHHGWAQALPAALPLVLVPLASSAFTWMKAHTVEGRQITDQIEGFRQYLGVAEEDRLNALNPPEKTPELFERFLPYAIALDVENAWARRFADVLAAASVAAVASSWYSNSSSSYDRTSDPAGFATYLGNSLSQTISSASTPPGSSGSSSSSSDSSSSGSGGGGSSGDGGGGGGGSGW; this is encoded by the coding sequence ATGAGATATCTGCAGCGGGCGGGGCTGGCTGTCGTTGTCCTGGCGTCCCTGATCGTGCCGGCGAGCGCGAACGAGCGTATTACGCGTTTTGTCAGCGACGTCGACGTGCAGCACGACGGCGATCTGCTGGTGACGGAAACCATCGCAGTCCAGGCCGAAGGGAATGTGATCAAGCGCGGCATCCTGCGCGATTTTCCCACCAGCTACACCAACCGGAACGGCACCCATGTCGAGGTCGCCTTCGACGTGCAATCGGTGACGCGGGACGGAGCGAGCGAACGCTACGCGACCGAACGGCTCACGAATGGCGTGCGGGTCCGGATCGGCAGCGCCGACAAGATCCTCGACCGTGGCCCGCATGAGTTCGTGATCAAGTACCGGACCTCCCGGCAGGTTGGTTTCTTTGCCGATTTCGATGAGCTGTACTGGAATGCGACCGGCAATGGCTGGACGTTTCCCATCGATGCGGCGGAAGCCCGCATCCGGCTGCCGGAAGCGGTGCCGTTTCGGCAGAGCGCTTTTTACACCGGCCCGCAAGGTGCCAAGGACAAGAACGCCTATGTGTTCGAGCAACGCCCGGGCTTGATTGTCTTCCGTACCACCCAGGCATTGCCGCCGAACCAGGGATTGACGGTCGCGGCCGGCTGGCAGAAGGGCGTGATCGAACCGCCGAGCCAGTCGAGGCTGCTCGGCTTGTGGTTACAGGACAACCTGCCGCTGGCGGCCGCCGGACTGGGTCTGCTGCTGATCCTTGGCTACTATCTCTCCGCATGGCGGCGCGTCGGACATGATCCGCAGGGGGGCACCATCATTCCGCTGTTCGGGCCGCCAAAAGGCATGTCGCCGGCGGCGGTGCGTTACGTGTCGCAGATGGGCATGGACGACAAGGCATTCACCGCCGCGATCGTCGGCCTCGGCGTGCAGGGACATCTCAAGCTGGCGGAGCGGAAAAATGGGCTGCAGATGGTGCCGCGCACTGGCGGCAAGCTGCTCAATCCCGACGAGCAGGCGGTCGCAAAATCGCTGTTCGGCAAACGCAGCTCGCCGCTCGATCTCGATCAGTCGAACTGCAAGATCCTGCAGCGTGCGCAAACCGCACTGACGGAGTCGCTGGCAAAGGCCTATGCGGATCGCATGTTCCACGACAACAAATCCTGGTCGGTCCGGGGTCTGCAGGCGTCGCTGGCGGTCATCGTCGCGGTCCTGATCTCGGTGTTTGCCGGCTGGGGCAACGACCGGGGTGTCACGACCGTGATCGGGATGCTGTCGTTCCTGCCGGCATTGATCGTTCTCACCTTGCTGCTGACTGCGGGACGGCCGCACAGCATTGGCATGTTCGCCCTGCTTGCGTTTGGATGCTTGTTCTCCGCCATTGTCGGGGTGAACGGCTATCAGATCGTCACCGATAATCATCATGGCTGGGCCCAGGCGCTGCCGGCTGCGCTGCCGCTGGTGCTGGTGCCGCTGGCGTCATCGGCGTTCACATGGATGAAGGCGCACACCGTCGAGGGGCGGCAGATCACCGATCAGATCGAGGGCTTTCGCCAGTATCTCGGCGTCGCCGAGGAAGACCGGCTGAATGCGCTCAATCCGCCGGAGAAGACGCCGGAGTTGTTCGAACGTTTCCTGCCCTATGCGATCGCGCTCGATGTCGAGAATGCGTGGGCCAGGCGCTTTGCCGATGTGCTCGCCGCGGCGTCGGTCGCAGCCGTCGCCAGCAGCTGGTACAGCAACAGCAGCAGCAGCTATGATCGCACCAGCGACCCGGCTGGCTTCGCGACCTATCTCGGCAACAGCCTCTCGCAGACGATTTCGTCGGCCTCGACGCCACCGGGCTCCAGCGGCTCGAGCAGCAGCAGCAGCGATTCCTCGAGCAGCGGCTCCGGTGGTGGCGGCTCGTCCGGCGACGGCGGAGGCGGTGGTGGCGGCTCCGGCTGGTGA
- a CDS encoding DUF1214 domain-containing protein has translation MRLILTSVLALVIATAVGLGVTWVTATRGVNIGTLTIGAWKARPRTGSSDIDPYARASVARSGELPVGTGDGIAFTATTDDSKRPLDGRCDVVVSGVTPAARFWTLTLYDPKGQLVANGMNRYGFTSQEIVRGSDGAFELRITSRARAGNWLPTGGLDRYMLMLRLYDTPVGVATRTQRDAPMPTIATVGCP, from the coding sequence ATGCGGCTGATCCTGACCTCAGTGCTGGCGCTGGTGATCGCAACCGCGGTCGGCCTCGGCGTGACCTGGGTCACGGCCACGCGTGGCGTCAATATCGGAACCCTGACAATCGGGGCTTGGAAGGCCCGCCCCCGCACCGGCAGCAGCGATATCGACCCCTACGCCCGCGCCTCGGTGGCGCGCAGCGGCGAACTTCCCGTGGGCACCGGCGACGGCATCGCCTTCACCGCGACCACCGATGACAGCAAGCGCCCGCTCGACGGCCGCTGCGATGTCGTGGTCAGCGGCGTCACGCCGGCCGCACGATTCTGGACGCTGACGCTGTACGACCCCAAAGGCCAACTCGTCGCCAACGGCATGAATCGCTACGGCTTCACCAGCCAGGAGATCGTGCGCGGCTCCGACGGCGCCTTCGAGCTGCGCATCACTTCGCGCGCCCGCGCCGGCAACTGGCTGCCGACCGGGGGCCTCGACCGCTATATGCTGATGCTGCGGCTGTACGATACGCCGGTCGGGGTTGCGACGCGGACCCAGCGCGACGCGCCGATGCCGACAATCGCCACGGTGGGGTGCCCATGA
- a CDS encoding DUF1491 family protein yields the protein MRLKSNIWVAAYLRRCQVNGIFGAVRRRGSEEAGAVFVKLALLDGNALLFTPAPQTAYDNSRPVERVFTPLSAEPVPEQAVEERLTKEIRFDPDVWIVEIEDKQGRHLLDLTSK from the coding sequence GTGCGTCTAAAATCCAACATTTGGGTGGCGGCCTATCTGCGCCGCTGCCAGGTCAACGGCATCTTTGGCGCGGTGCGCCGGCGTGGCTCGGAAGAAGCCGGCGCCGTGTTCGTCAAGCTCGCTTTGCTCGACGGCAATGCGTTGCTGTTCACCCCCGCACCGCAGACCGCCTATGACAACAGCCGTCCGGTGGAGCGGGTGTTCACGCCTTTGTCAGCCGAGCCGGTGCCCGAGCAGGCGGTGGAAGAGCGGCTGACCAAGGAAATCCGCTTCGACCCCGATGTCTGGATCGTCGAAATCGAGGACAAGCAGGGGCGCCACCTGCTGGATCTGACATCGAAGTAG
- a CDS encoding DUF2336 domain-containing protein, which translates to MTTIPAIPGLDGLMTLSRREGVDIRPTLLRVLTDLYVQTPAHSLDEERQFVALTSRLIDEVDDATRAAVRARLSVYAPTPPEIAEKLALTSAAPSFTLPRSLRPQLAVDAANQSHVGMPRRATPLSMQPNEASELSTMFFAADAKERVLILRNLESTRLKPAMPIETRRATRAVAAFDQMARDADLIGFIAELADVLVLPTRMADQIINDPGGESLACACRAIGMPGDAFQRVLLFLDPELGASVTRVYRLSRLFDTLSERLGLIMLAAWRGASIAATRARHRPLLHDDERQRARVTPSQARPVSQPAAVPMPGSASRNIAKT; encoded by the coding sequence ATGACGACAATTCCAGCGATCCCCGGTCTCGATGGGTTGATGACGCTGTCGCGCCGCGAAGGCGTCGACATCCGTCCCACATTGCTGCGGGTTCTCACCGACCTCTATGTCCAGACGCCCGCGCACTCGCTCGATGAGGAGCGCCAGTTCGTGGCGCTGACGTCGCGGCTGATCGACGAGGTCGACGATGCCACCCGTGCGGCCGTTCGCGCCCGGCTGTCGGTCTATGCGCCGACCCCGCCGGAGATCGCGGAGAAGCTGGCACTGACATCGGCCGCTCCCTCGTTTACGCTGCCGCGCAGCCTGCGGCCGCAGCTTGCCGTGGACGCAGCCAATCAAAGCCATGTTGGAATGCCCCGCCGCGCCACGCCGCTGTCGATGCAGCCCAACGAGGCGTCCGAACTCAGCACCATGTTCTTTGCCGCCGATGCCAAGGAACGTGTGCTGATCCTGCGCAATCTCGAAAGCACGCGGTTGAAGCCGGCGATGCCGATCGAGACACGCCGCGCCACCCGCGCCGTCGCAGCGTTCGATCAGATGGCACGGGACGCGGATCTGATCGGCTTCATTGCGGAACTGGCTGATGTCCTGGTGCTGCCGACCCGCATGGCGGACCAGATCATCAATGATCCCGGCGGCGAGTCGCTCGCCTGCGCCTGCCGGGCGATCGGCATGCCCGGCGACGCGTTCCAGCGGGTGCTGCTGTTTCTCGATCCCGAGCTCGGCGCCTCGGTGACACGCGTCTATCGGCTATCGCGCCTCTTTGACACTCTGAGCGAACGCCTCGGGCTGATCATGCTGGCCGCATGGCGCGGCGCGAGCATTGCGGCCACCCGCGCCAGGCATCGTCCCCTGCTCCACGACGACGAGCGGCAACGCGCCCGCGTCACGCCTTCGCAGGCCAGGCCTGTTTCGCAGCCCGCCGCGGTGCCGATGCCCGGTTCGGCGAGCCGCAACATCGCCAAGACCTAA
- a CDS encoding PBP1A family penicillin-binding protein yields MRNETPNNWTTKIRHFLLDLDARIDSTLFSSGAGIRELYERFSTFMDRFYVGRWKRWVFIEPLSEAATIGLGGLILMLALAVPAFRETADEDWLKKSDLAVTFLDRYGNVIGSRGIKHNDSIPLEEFPDHLIKATLATEDRRFYDHFGIDIAGTARALVTNAQAGGVRQGGSSITQQLAKNLFLSNERTIERKVNEAFLAIWLETRLTKNEILKLYLDRAYMGGGTFGVDGAAHFYFNKSARDVNLAEAAMLAGLFKAPTKYAPHINLPAARARANVVLDNLVEAGFMSEGQVFGARRNPATAVDRRDENSPNYYLDWAFDEMRRLVNTLPKSYTERVFVVRTAIDMNVQRAAEGAIENQLRQFGRDYHATQAATVVSDLDGGIRAMVGGRDYGASQFNRAVDAMRQPGSSFKPYVYTTALLNGYKPTSIIVDGPVCIGNWCPQNYGRSYSGSVTLTQAITRSINVVPVKLSIAMGGKEGPKAGRAKIIETARKFGITAPLPDTPSLPIGSDEVSVVEHAVAYATFPNKGKAVKPHAVLEVRTGAGDPVWRWDRDGKKPNQAIPASVAADMAGMMSHVVEEGTARRAQLDGIPAAGKTGTTNNFRDAWFVGYTGNFTCAVWYGNDDYSPTNRMTGGSLPAQTWHDIMVVAHQGVEIRDLAGVGAGKKLPQDASAAASKTPEIMPGPPPILTRRGADILVRVEKLLDDAAKTASKTSANDPPKPGDPTKKSSSSAPAFPDSFAAATPEPTTGSASSAAPRKN; encoded by the coding sequence TATCGAGCCGCTGTCGGAAGCCGCCACCATCGGCCTCGGCGGCCTGATCCTGATGCTGGCGCTGGCGGTGCCGGCGTTTCGCGAGACCGCCGACGAGGACTGGCTGAAGAAGTCCGATCTCGCCGTCACCTTCCTCGATCGTTACGGCAACGTGATCGGCAGCCGCGGCATCAAGCACAACGATTCCATTCCGCTGGAAGAGTTTCCGGACCATCTGATCAAGGCGACGCTGGCCACCGAAGACCGTCGCTTCTACGACCATTTCGGCATCGACATCGCCGGCACCGCCCGCGCGCTGGTGACCAACGCCCAGGCCGGCGGCGTGCGCCAGGGCGGCTCCTCGATCACCCAGCAGCTCGCCAAGAACCTGTTCCTCTCCAACGAGCGCACCATCGAGCGCAAGGTCAACGAAGCGTTCCTGGCGATCTGGCTGGAAACCCGGCTGACCAAGAACGAGATCCTCAAGCTCTATCTCGACCGTGCCTACATGGGCGGCGGCACTTTCGGCGTCGACGGCGCGGCGCATTTCTATTTCAACAAGTCGGCGCGCGACGTGAACCTGGCTGAGGCCGCCATGCTCGCCGGGCTGTTCAAGGCGCCGACCAAATACGCCCCGCACATCAACCTGCCGGCCGCCCGCGCCCGCGCCAACGTCGTGCTCGACAACCTGGTCGAGGCCGGGTTCATGAGCGAAGGCCAGGTGTTCGGTGCCCGGCGCAATCCCGCCACTGCGGTGGACCGGCGCGACGAGAATTCGCCGAACTACTATCTGGACTGGGCGTTCGATGAGATGCGTAGGCTCGTCAACACCCTCCCGAAATCCTACACCGAGCGGGTGTTCGTGGTCCGCACCGCGATCGACATGAATGTGCAGCGCGCAGCCGAAGGCGCGATCGAGAACCAGTTGCGCCAGTTCGGCCGCGACTATCATGCGACCCAGGCCGCAACGGTCGTCTCGGACCTCGATGGCGGCATACGCGCCATGGTCGGCGGCCGCGACTATGGCGCCAGCCAGTTCAACCGCGCCGTCGACGCCATGCGCCAGCCCGGCTCCTCGTTCAAGCCCTATGTCTACACCACGGCGCTGCTGAACGGCTACAAACCGACATCGATCATTGTCGACGGCCCGGTGTGCATCGGCAACTGGTGCCCACAGAACTATGGCCGCTCCTATTCCGGCTCGGTGACGCTGACCCAGGCCATCACCCGCTCGATCAATGTTGTGCCGGTGAAGCTGTCGATCGCGATGGGCGGCAAGGAGGGCCCGAAGGCCGGCCGCGCCAAGATCATCGAGACGGCGCGGAAATTCGGCATCACGGCGCCGCTGCCCGACACGCCCTCGCTGCCGATCGGCTCCGACGAAGTCAGCGTGGTCGAGCACGCGGTGGCGTACGCCACCTTCCCGAACAAGGGCAAAGCCGTGAAGCCGCACGCGGTGCTGGAAGTGCGCACCGGTGCCGGCGACCCGGTCTGGCGCTGGGACCGCGACGGCAAGAAGCCGAACCAGGCGATCCCCGCCTCGGTCGCCGCAGACATGGCCGGCATGATGAGCCATGTGGTCGAAGAAGGCACCGCGCGGCGCGCGCAACTCGACGGCATTCCGGCCGCCGGCAAGACCGGCACCACCAACAATTTCCGCGACGCCTGGTTCGTCGGCTACACCGGCAACTTCACCTGCGCGGTCTGGTACGGCAACGACGACTATTCGCCGACCAACCGCATGACCGGCGGTTCGCTGCCGGCACAGACCTGGCACGACATCATGGTGGTGGCGCATCAGGGCGTCGAGATCCGCGACCTTGCCGGCGTCGGCGCCGGCAAGAAGCTGCCGCAGGACGCTTCGGCCGCCGCATCGAAGACGCCGGAAATCATGCCGGGACCACCGCCGATTCTGACCCGTCGCGGCGCCGATATCCTGGTGCGAGTCGAGAAGCTGCTGGACGATGCCGCAAAGACTGCATCGAAGACGTCGGCAAACGATCCGCCCAAGCCGGGCGATCCCACAAAAAAATCCTCGTCGAGTGCGCCGGCCTTCCCGGATAGTTTTGCTGCGGCAACGCCGGAGCCAACGACCGGCAGCGCCTCCTCAGCGGCGCCGCGCAAGAATTGA
- a CDS encoding PACE efflux transporter yields the protein MSMRSTSDRIRHAVLFELVGIAIFTPSAAWLFNQPIAHMGVIGIVSATVATAWNFAFNLGFDHALVRFTGHVAKTMPVRVAHAVLFEAGLIIVLIPMIAWYLGISMRAALMMDLSIVAFYLVYAFGFNIAYDRVFPVPQPKRQLRLAPAR from the coding sequence ATGTCTATGCGTTCCACATCCGACCGGATCCGGCACGCAGTCCTGTTCGAGCTGGTCGGCATCGCCATTTTCACGCCGTCGGCTGCCTGGCTGTTCAATCAGCCCATCGCCCATATGGGCGTCATCGGCATCGTGTCCGCGACCGTGGCGACGGCCTGGAACTTCGCGTTTAATCTGGGTTTCGACCATGCCCTGGTTCGGTTCACCGGCCACGTCGCCAAGACCATGCCGGTCCGGGTCGCTCACGCGGTGCTGTTCGAGGCCGGACTGATCATCGTGCTGATCCCGATGATTGCCTGGTATCTCGGCATCTCGATGCGGGCTGCGCTGATGATGGATCTGAGCATCGTGGCGTTCTATCTGGTCTACGCGTTCGGCTTCAACATCGCCTACGATCGCGTCTTCCCGGTGCCCCAGCCGAAGCGCCAGCTTCGCCTTGCGCCGGCGAGATGA